Sequence from the Paramisgurnus dabryanus chromosome 3, PD_genome_1.1, whole genome shotgun sequence genome:
gagAAAGGGAATAAcgttatttaaaacactatGATCCTCCTACCGAAGGGAATTCCCAGATTTAACTCAAAGGAAATTATCCTGTGCTTAACTATACAAATTAATAAGGGTTTAACTGAtttagcagaataataataacaattaattaatgcaTTCGTCCAGCGAATATACTCATAATTGTACATTAAGAAGTTAATTACATGGCCTTTAGAAAATAACTTTTTACGGCTATACAGTAGATTACCTCAAACTAAGCTATGTGAACAAGATTGAAAGGCAGATAAATTGACATTGAATTCATGAGCACTTAACACAAACAATTGTGAAATACAAAATGGGTTAATAAACTAAATTACACTACGAAAAACGCACAAGGCTAACTTAACATACTAACAAAcagacaataaacataaaacatggagagagagagaaagagaaagcaTGGAAGATTaagagagagtaaaagaaggGCAATATTATTTTAGGCTTTGCTGCTGCACAAACCATCAGAAACTCTATGAATTGCCTTAATTAAAAGGGATAATAAAAACTTAGCACAGCGAATTAATAAGTGATATGTGCGTTAGCTTTGTGCTGCGCTTGTGCGTGTCCAGGTGCTTGTGCACgtaagagtatgaggaagagagTTCCGCTGAGTTTGTGGTTACATGACTGAGTCCTTAAGGTTGTTCCATTGGAGATGTTCCTTTTTGCGTTATTCCGTGGATTAATCTGTGGAGATTAATTTGTCCAGGAGTCGAAGTTTGCCAAAGTGACTGGTGCCCGAAACTGGCCCAAGGTAGGAAAAGGAAGAGGGGTCCCACAGCTGGACCATGAGCTGTGAGCTCAGCTGCATGCCGTGAACTGAGTGTCGATGAGAACTGTAGGTCAAGGTGAGCTGGGGGAATGGTTTTTTTCCCCTCTCAGGAGTTCAACCCCCTGAAGTTAAAGTAGCCAATGCAAAATGTTGTTTATCGAGCAGGAGACCCAAGCCTTAATCTGCATTAGAGTTCTCAACAGGCCTGAAAATTACGACCCGACCCACCCAGCCCGTGGCTTTTAAAGCCCGAACCTGATGTAACCCGCCACATCAACGTGAATTATCTGTCCGAACCCGACCCGCGGCCCGACGCTGCCGACCCCCCCTCCCTTTTTTCTCATACACGTTTAGGCTATTATCATGACCAGCAGACGGGAATTCAAATCAACCTTGATTTAATGTTCACGCCttttaacaatacaaacaactgaaacaataaactttaaatataggcTATACAAATAtgccttaaaggtgcagtgtgtaaatgtaagcggcatctagtgttgaggttgcaaattgcaaccaacggcttagtccactgctcacccctcgctttttaAACACATAGAAAAGCTTCAGTAGCCACCactggacaaacatgtcattgtcggagacaacgtagtaaaaaaaaattggtccgttaagggcttctgtagaaaaatggtggcacaaaatggcgacttccatgtaaggggaccctcggtgtatgtagataaaaagatCTTGTtctaagttaataaaaacaatacagttcattatgtaaggtctttatacacccatgataatatagttttgtatattattttgcatttctgtcaagagatccttctaaaaattacacactgcacctttaaataaaaattacacaataataaataaaaagaactcaAACATATACCCATCGGATTCTCCTCCTGTAGTAGCAAGCAATGGTGAATTCACCTGCGGCAAGTTTACTTTTCTCCAACTCTTCTTCTCCAGGCAACAGGCGTGCACGCAGTTATAGCAATAAGCTCCGGTCTGGATCCGTTGCTGATCCGCACCGAAGCTTATTGCTATCCCCCGCCCCTCTCTGTGATCCACGTTGCACGTAGCAGCCAGACTAGACTTTCTTTACAGTGAACAGAGGtgatgattaataatttttttcactgaGCGTAAAAGATTAAGCACGACGTCCGACCCGACCTGACtcatttgcttatatttttgaccCGAATCCGCGGGTCCCGTCGGGTTTGTCGGGCCGGCCCGACCCGTTGAGAACTCTAATCTGCATAGATTGTTTAAAGCCACGGTCATATCCAGTGTTAGCAAAGTTAGCCATGACTGTGAACAACATGATGCTACACTCCCGGAATTCCCTCTGATGCCAGGTAAGATCTGATAGCTCATCCATCTTGTTGGGTAAAGATCTTACATTTCCCATAACGATGGATGGGAGAGTTGGTCTCCTTTTAGTCGACACAGAGCTCCAGCACGATTTCCCCGTCGTCTCCTCCTTAGCTCGTGGGGAATGTCCGTTTTTTCCTGTAGTGGCATTGCCGTGTTACGGAATGCTAACAGCTGATCCCTGGTGTAAACAATATGACTGCTGCTGTGAAGAGAGTTTCCAAACGCGACTGCAAACAAAGTCCAAAAAAGCAGGAAAAGTAGAGCAAACTTTGTGACTTTGATAATGTCCATTGTGCAGTTTACagttacacacacatacactaaaaaagaaaaaacacaaagtGCTTTAACCctataaaataagtaaaaaagtacaaaCTTAGTAAGAGCTGCTGTAACAGGCTGCCACTTGGGCGGTGCCAAAACTTTTACAGGAATATTATAACTTATACAGGACTGTACTGAAGTTTAGGCACTTGTAAAACAATGTTGGGTTAAAAAGATAATAAAATTTACcttaaaacttcaaataatagccgagtCCCAAATAAAGGCCGGGTTAGTCTAACAGATCGTCTGTTTAAGCCAGTTTTATGGTGCAGATTGCACACGCTAAAGTTTTGATTACCGGTAGATGTCACGTGACAGATGCAGTCGTTCCATTACTcatcactatgacaacacaacaaGGTTCGTCGTCAGGATTGAAGTGATGATCACAggctttcagtcttttgtcatgcatgcactcccgccacacattgtatttctcacacggaaacactatttatcatatttaatatgctcCAGCACACgaaatgtatctggccgcactgctctctctatcaagcccgtctcccctggagttctagtcgagcgagccaatccaaaaaaaaaaagaaaaagaaagaggctacacaatagccaatcagaaaatagcactgttgtatctgggtaagatttcacgcaacaaacaataaaaaagcatatccttgtttgctttatttatgctGCCAATAATTTAAGACTATTATTCTTACACTaactaatttgttaaacacattcaaattataaataaaacgtaatatgtggTAACCTCCTGCGGTCATCCTGGAACAATTAAAGGGAAATTCCGCCTTGAAATGATCCTAGGGTTAATAACAAACGTGTACCGAGTTCGACCGTTCACTGgagtttgttttcatgttagtctaacgtgaccagtgttattgctaaacgcaaattagcatgttatggtagccttcggggcatcagtgcattaaaaacgaaatcgctatgtctatactactaataatgctcaaaataaccccacacttacactgtagcacaatgagggtctctatatgtaaaccgaagcattgagaactttgcaagtgtacaggcagtttattaaaaacaaacacttaccGTTCACGTCTGGATCACATATCCATGCGGGCGCCATCTTGGGAAAACTGAACTCTCGCGTGAAAGCACAACACCTGTTCCACAACAACGGGCAACAACGTTTCACGCGAGAGTTCAGTTTTCTCAAGATGGCGCCCGCATGGATATTTGATCCAGACGTGAACGGTAAGTGTTCCTTTTTAATAAACTGCCTGTACACTTGCAAAGTTCTCAATGCTTCGGTTTACATATAGAGACCCTCATTGTGCTACAGTGTAAGTGTGGTGTTATTTTGAGCATTATTAGTAGTATAGACATAGCAATTTCGATTTTAATGCACCGATGCCCCGAAGGCTACCATAACATGCTAATTTGCATTTAGCAATAACACTGGTCACGTTAGACTAGCATGAAAACAAACTCGAGTGAACGGTCGAACTCGGTACACGTTTGTTATTAACCCTAGGATCATTTCAAGGCGGAATTCCCCTTTAAATTAAAAGCATGTCtcttatagacgcctgtctcttttagacgcctggtgtgactgtcagaaccctgccatactGAACTAGATATTAATACAAAGCACGACTCGGGCAGGATCCTGACAGGATTAATCTTGTTTAGTCTCTCTCTTCTCTCATGACTGTTGTATGACTGTTATTGTATTTTAAGGcagaaatattttttctttttaattcaCAGATCCTATTGGATGGGCCTGTGTGTTGATGTTTCTGCAGGTAATCTGGGCACTTGTGAGATTCTTAGATCAGAGTGGATTTTCTCGTATGAACATTTCTCTGGGTACAGTATTGGTTTATCTTCTTTAAACATATTCTCTGTGTGATTCTGTGTTTTTCTACTTTAATCTTCATCAGTTTGTCTTCATGTGCAGTTATACACTTAAGAACATAATATGAATCAATACAGAGCAGTTTTAGTATAGGCCTTTATCACAGTGTGCGTGTATTCACCTCCGATGAAAAATAGTAGCAATAACCAACTTCCGGTCTAGTCTGTAGCAATGGCGAGTAGAGCGGGGGATTGTTGTTACATTCCTAAATGTTCTAATAGTTTAATTTGtacaaaaatattgaaatgtGGATCAGATCAGAAAGCCATGGAGGCACCGGCAGAACAGGAAGGCAGAGAGGCACCATCAGACCTGGAAGCCAGGGAGGCACCGGTGGAGCAGGAAACCAGGGAGACACCAGTGGAGCAGTAGGCCAGGGTAGAGCAGAAACCCATGGCAGAACCGACGGAGCAGAACGCCAGGGCGGAGTAGGAACCCAGGGCGGAACTAGCGAAGCAGGAGGCCAGTGCGGAGTAGGAACCCAGGGCGGAATCAGTGGGGCTGGAGGACAGGGCAGAACTGGCAGAGCAAGAGACCAGGGCATATCTGGCGGAACCAGAGTCCAGAGAGAAACTGGAAACCATGGTGACGCTGGTGGAACTGTAACCTTGATGGCACAGATCGAGACTGCAAACAGGGCAGCAACCCAGGCTGAGAGGAAGACCAAGCTGGTGCGGCCAATACAGGAACCAGAGAGGAACTGGAAAACCCACTGGCGCAGATGGAGACAGATTAGTGAGTTTAGGATTGGCCGCCTTGGGCAAACATAGAGTTCAAAGAGCTTGGGATAGGCCATCTTGGGCAGGGCAGAAACCTCAAAGAGCTCAGGAACGGCCAATTTGGACGGGACAGAGAGACTTGGGAACTGATTCAGACGTGGCAGCCATCTTGTGAACCGATTCCAATGTGGCAGATATCTTGTGAAGTGATTCAAACGTCATTGCCATCTTGGGAACCAATTCAGACCAGCCAGCCATTTTGGGAACAGGTTCCAATGTGACAGCCATCTTGGAAACTGGTTCGAACATGGCAGCGGCCATCTTGGGAATTGGATCGGACATGGTGGCGGCCTTCTTGGGAACTGATTCGGGCATGGCTGCGACCATCTTGGGAACTTGTTCGGCCATGGtgatggtcatcttaaatgacCAAAAGAGAGcacacgtcactcctctctttttcaggttacactggcttcctatagcagctcgcatcaatttaaagctctgctcctggcctttaaaaccaccactgggtcagcaccccctaaCGTTCGCTTGCTTATAGGCTATTACCAAGCGACGGCTTGCGGTGTCATcttaaaagggaaaaaaacattattgcATACCTTCTCTGGAGCtgttccacaactgtggaaAGATCTGCCGGTCGCGACACGATCTGCGGACGCTGTAGCTGTCTTCAACTTGTTAAAGCAAACCAGGCCCAAGAGCGTCCCAACGTGTTTTGTTCACAAACTGTTAAGTTTACAATGTATTATATTGATGAAGGGTATTAATCTTGTCATGCCATATATCATTACAAAGGTTGAAGGGTTTATGTCATTTCTAAGTGCTGTTTCATGAAATAAATGCTCTAGCTAAATTAATAATACATTCTATGCAATGAGGTCATACCTGAATGTGTTCATTCATAAAAGGACTTTGCGCTCTTATTATGAAACGGTCATTACTCCAGATGACCCCGCACTGCTGAAATCTCCATGCCAAGCATTCACAATATAACATCCATTTGCCGTTTTAGTCCACAAATGTATTACATAtgagaaatattgatatttctCTGTTGTTTGCATCGGATTATGTATGAAATAATCGTCAATCCAtattgtttttcaaaaattgCGCATGCAGCGCAATTCTACTATGGAAAAGGCATACATGATCAGGTCAGTAAGAGTATCATGTGTAAAATAAGCCTACACATATTTCACAAACATCTAATAAGTTTAGTGTTTTACAGCCTTGAACTGATGTTTTTAGGTCGTATTCTCGTGCTCCTTTTGTCTGCAGTAACGTAGACTGCTTGTCTTTCTGATCCACATCCAATTTGCAAACATTGTTGTACCTAACATTATGCAAGTATTCTGAATGTATATTGTGAGGACAAAAGCTTATT
This genomic interval carries:
- the LOC135734290 gene encoding uncharacterized protein: MGLCVDVSAGNLGTCEILRSEWIFSYEHFSGSESHGGTGRTGRQRGTIRPGSQGGTGGAGNQGDTSGAVGQGRAETHGRTDGAERQGGVGTQGGTSEAGGQCGVGTQGGISGAGGQGRTGRARDQGISGGTRVQRETGNHGDAGGTVTLMAQIETANRAATQAERKTKLVRPIQEPERNWKTHWRRWRQISEFRIGRLGQT